GTCTCCTGGGTGCGCGAGCAGGAGGCCGAGGTGCTCTTCACCGTCCCCGGCCCCATGCCGCAGCTCTTCAAGCCCCTCGAGCCCGACTACGTCCCGGTCGGACGGTTCCACTCGTGGCGGGCCTGGCTCCACGTCGACGTGGACAAGTCCACCCGGCGGCAGGTGGACGAGGCACTGAGCGCCAAGCGCCGCACACGCGCTCAGTAGGGTCGCCGCGTGCGGCTCGCCACCTGGAACGTCAACTCCCTCCGCTCGCGCATCGACCGGGTCGAGGCCCTGCTGCAACGCCACGACATCGACGTCCTCGCGCTGCAGGAGACCAAGGCACGCGAGGAGCAGCTCCCGCTGATGGGGCTGCAGTCGCTGGGCTACGAGGTGGCGGCGGTCGGCCACGACCAGTGGAACGGCGTCGCGGTCATCAGCCGGGTCGGCCTGGACGACGTCACCGCGGGCTTCCCGGGGATGCCGGGCTGGGGCGAGCCGCCCGCTGCCGAGGCCCGGGCGCTGGCCGCGACGTGCGGAGGCCTGCGGGTGTGGTCGCTCTACGTGCCCAACGGCCGCAAGGTCGACGACCCCCACTACGTCTACAAGCTCGACTGGCTCTCCCGGCTGCGCGAGGCGGCGACCGCCTGGCTGGGCACGCCCACCGCACTGGTCGGCGACTGGAACATCGCCCCGCAGGACGACGACGTCTACGACATGGCCGCCTTCGCCAGGGACACCCACGTCACGCCGCCGGAGCGCTCGGCCTTCCAGGCGTTCCTCGACGCAGGCTGGGTGGACGTGGCTCGGCCCCACACCCCGGGTCCGGGCGTCTACACCTACTGGGACTACTACCGGCAGCGGTTCGAGCGGAACCGGGGGATGCGCATCGACTTCGTCCTCGGCTCGCCCGCGGTGGCCGCCGCGACGACGGGTGCCTTCGTCGACCGCGACGAGCGCGCCGGGACCGGGGCCTCCGACCACGCCCCCGTCGTCGTCGACCTCGACCTGGGATGAGGTCGTCGCGCGTTCACCACGGAGCCCTAGGCTGAGGGTCATGCACCAGCAACGCTCCGGGGCTGTGCGCGGTCTCGGCAGCCGGCTGCGCATCGACCCGTGGGGACCCCTGCTCGCCGCCGCCGGCGTGGTGATCTTCCTGCTGCACGGCTTCGGCGGCGTCCTCACCCGCGACCTGGCCCTGTACTCCTACAGCGCGCAGCAGTTCGCCGAGGGCGTCCCGCCCTACGTCAGCGTCCTCAACCGCGCCGGGCCGCTGGCCCACATGGTGCCGGGTGCCGGCGTGGCGTTCGCCCGGCTGGTCGGCACCGACGACCTGCTGACGATGCGGGTGCTGATGCTCGTGCTCTCGGCGATCGCGGTGTGGCTGATCTACCTGCTGGGCCGCGACGCCTTCGCCTCCCGGCTGGCGGGCGCGGCCACCGCCGCGAGCCTGCTCTCCTTCCAGGGTTTCGTGACGTACGCCGGCGGCGGACCGCGCGAGAAGACGACGATGCTGCTGCTGGTGGTCTGCGCGCTGCTCGCGACCACCCACCGCCGCTGGGCTCTCGCCGGTGCCGCGACCGCCCTCGCCACCCTGACCTGGCAGCCGTCGTTCTTCGTGGGGACCGCCGCGGTCGTCGTCGCGGTCCTCGGGCTGACGTGGCGGCAGGCCCCGGCCGCGCTGGTGCGCTTCGCGGTCGGCGGGCTGATCCCGACAG
The genomic region above belongs to Nocardioides coralli and contains:
- a CDS encoding exodeoxyribonuclease III, which produces MRLATWNVNSLRSRIDRVEALLQRHDIDVLALQETKAREEQLPLMGLQSLGYEVAAVGHDQWNGVAVISRVGLDDVTAGFPGMPGWGEPPAAEARALAATCGGLRVWSLYVPNGRKVDDPHYVYKLDWLSRLREAATAWLGTPTALVGDWNIAPQDDDVYDMAAFARDTHVTPPERSAFQAFLDAGWVDVARPHTPGPGVYTYWDYYRQRFERNRGMRIDFVLGSPAVAAATTGAFVDRDERAGTGASDHAPVVVDLDLG